The nucleotide sequence TAGAGAGAATGGAGCTCTCGTTAGATCTCGCGGCCCAATCTTGAAGCACTCAAAAACCGATCCTTAAAGGATCCTCGGAATGCTCGATTTATAAAGTTTCTGCGATCGCCCGCACTTGCGGGCAACGTTGCCTTAACCAGAGCGGTTTTGGCGGCGGCGCAAAACCGCTCCACCACTCAAGGCAAAGAGAGTGCCGACAATCGTGATGGGTTCGGGCACTCCTCAAGCTTCAGCCGTCAAGAAGGCATTCGACTGAATGCTGGTGATGCCGGTGTTGCGCAGAAGCACATTCGATAGCGTGGTGTTTTGGGCGTAGAAGGCGAGCAGATCGCCGAAAGCACCCGTGTATTGGTCGCCGTTCAGGTAGAAAAAGCGATCGCCATCCCGCAGGCGAGAGAACTGGTCGGCCAAGATGAAGCCGAAGGTTTCGCCAAATAAGCCACCTTGAGGTTTATTGGCGTCATATTGAACGAGGCTGTCATTTAACTCACAAGCCTATCGCGGCCCCTCGTGCGAGCAACTGTACAGGCAGGGCTCTCTCAGATAATTGCTTCTGCTTATCCTGCCCATTAGATTGTTACATAATGCAAACTTAGTCTAAGAAATATAATTGAAGCATTGAGGTGACTTCAACACTTAGAAATTTGCTGGAAACCCGAGATGACGACAGAAAGCGCGATCGCAACCCCTCAGACGGCAGACGGGCAGGCTCTGGAGCAACAACAGTCCACGAGTTTTTTCTGCGGTTGTCCCATTGCCAGCAACGAGATCGACAGTCCTGAAGAGCTGATGGGTTATCTCGACTAGTCTGGCTGACATCAGTTCTGCGGATTTAGCGGGTGCAGTTGTCGCAGGTGCCACAGGGGCGATCGCCGCAATAGCCTAGCGCTTTAGACACCACCTGCCAGCGACAGTGACGGGTGGTCGCCAACTGTTCTACCGCTCCGCTCAATGCAACTCTAGTGGGATGGGATTGGCGAGCTGGGGGTGACTGCAGCCGAAAGGAGAATGGATCGTCCCATTCCAAGTGCCCCGAGCGGTGGAGTTGAGCCAGCGCTAGCTTGGCTGCCGGACCGTGTTTGGAGATCGCTGCTTCGTATTGACCCCGCTCGGGCAAACGGGTGCGTAGCCTCTCAGCCTGACGTTCTAGGGTTGTGCCTTGCTGGCGAAAGTACTGTTGTAGTTGGCGATCGCCCCCATCGAGCAATCCCGTCGGCTCCGATGCCAGCATCAAGGCCGTGGCAGGTTTTCCATCCCGTCCGGCTCGACCCACTTCCTGAACGTAATCGGCGATTGTGGGTGGCGGCTGAAAGTGGGCGATCCAGCGGACTGCCGGTCGGTCGATGCCCATCCCAAACGCATTTGTGCAGACTAAAAATGGGCGATCGCCATTCAACCATTCCCGTTCTAAGCGACGACGTTCCTCAGTGCCCAGTCCGCCGTGATAAGCCGCTGCAAACAAGCCTCGTTTCGCCAGTTTTTGCACCAGCTCGCCACAGGTAGCCCGCGTGCGAGCGTACACCAATCCTGCTGTTCCCTGCTGTTGCTGAATAAATTTGGCCAGTTGTTGCAAGCGTCCTGCCGGGGTCCAAGCATAGCGCACCTGCAGGCGAATATTGGTGCGCTCCGGACTAGCTCGCACTACGAGCGGATCCCTTAGGTGCAACACTCGCCGCAAGAGCTGCTGGGTGTCGCGATCGGCAGTGGCGGTAAAG is from Synechococcus sp. PCC 7336 and encodes:
- a CDS encoding PEP-CTERM sorting domain-containing protein — its product is MPEPITIVGTLFALSGGAVLRRRQNRSG
- a CDS encoding RecQ family ATP-dependent DNA helicase → MRLPAELLTVLQRHWGYDRLRSPQAEVIHSLLEGRDALVILPTGFGKSLCFQLPAILQTGTTLVISPLVALMEDQVGQLRQRRLSAAALHSQLPPQERRQVLRQLDAGQLRLLYLSPETLLSPPMWSRLQQGQIAIAGAIIDEAHTVAAWGTSFRPDFMRLGAVRRGLSRSFPLAAFTATADRDTQQLLRRVLHLRDPLVVRASPERTNIRLQVRYAWTPAGRLQQLAKFIQQQQGTAGLVYARTRATCGELVQKLAKRGLFAAAYHGGLGTEERRRLEREWLNGDRPFLVCTNAFGMGIDRPAVRWIAHFQPPPTIADYVQEVGRAGRDGKPATALMLASEPTGLLDGGDRQLQQYFRQQGTTLERQAERLRTRLPERGQYEAAISKHGPAAKLALAQLHRSGHLEWDDPFSFRLQSPPARQSHPTRVALSGAVEQLATTRHCRWQVVSKALGYCGDRPCGTCDNCTR